A DNA window from Phyllostomus discolor isolate MPI-MPIP mPhyDis1 chromosome X, mPhyDis1.pri.v3, whole genome shotgun sequence contains the following coding sequences:
- the LOC114505243 gene encoding ferritin heavy chain-like has protein sequence MLSRPSFVPQNYHPECEAAVNNHIIVHFHASYVYSSMAFYFEREDGALKHFSQFFLRRSDKEKEHAVRLMRLQNQRGGQIFLQHNSSPPSDEWDSGLSAVECALHLAKKVNHSLLSLHQLATEKEDGHLCNFLERHYLPQQVMFIEELGDHVANLRKMGAPESSLAEDLFEKLTLGDSEKN, from the coding sequence ATGCTGTCCCGGCCCTCGTTTGTGCCTCAGAACTACCACCCTGAGTGTGAGGCCGCCGTCAACAACCACATCATCGTGCACTTCCACGCCTCCTACGTGTACTCGTCCATGGCCTTCTACTTCGAACGTGAAGACGGGGCCCTGAAGCACTTCAGCCAGTTCTTCCTGCGGCGGTCAGATAAGGAGAAGGAGCACGCAGTGAGGCTGATGAGGCTGCAGAACCAGCGCGGGGGCCAAATCTTCCTGCAGCACAACAGCAGTCCTCCCTCGGATGAATGGGACAGTGGCCTCAGTGCCGTGGAGTGTGCCTTGCACCTGGCGAAGAAAGTGAACCACAGCCTGCTGAGTCTGCACCAGCTGGCCACCGAGAAGGAGGACGGCCACCTGTGCAATTTCCTGGAGAGGCACTACCTGCCCCAACAGGTGATGTTCATCGAAGAGTTGGGGGACCACGTCGCCAACCTGCGCAAGATGGGAGCTCCGGAATCCAGCCTGGCAGAGGACCTCTTTGAGAAGCTCACCCTGGGCGACAGCGAGAAGAACTGA